The proteins below come from a single Salinilacihabitans rarus genomic window:
- a CDS encoding cytochrome b has translation MAADGRSATGRVVDAGRRAYGWVDARLDLDRDATLLGKAFPAEDSFLLGEVALFCFLVLVLSGIFLGFFFEPSTTEVEYEGSVDEFQGEELPASYVSVLNVTYDVPFGMFLRRIHHWAAHFFVASLGLHMLRVFFTGAYRNPREPNWLVGSGLAVLAMGAAYTGYALPYDEFASTATGIGFNVVQSIPVIGETSADIVFGGRFPSSATIPRLYFLHVLVIPATIGVLLAAHLWILVRQKHTEAPRDGDVTGGDERVDRDDDGVVVGLPAYPNQTAVSAVVFFLTLAALSLLAGFLPVHNVAEYGPNDPASTPELIMPDWFLMWGYGFLKLIPSWMSFDVPLVGVHVSSEFLGGVVLPGLVFLAVFVWPFVDYESEPTHFTADPLERPWQTAVGVAGVVFVMIASLAGMDVILADVLGTDSTALHAPLTVALFVGPLVAGAITYWTLGGFGEEGGGGDPVAADGAGDEEVTGGE, from the coding sequence ATGGCCGCCGACGGGCGGTCCGCGACCGGGCGCGTCGTCGACGCCGGCAGACGCGCCTACGGCTGGGTCGACGCCAGGCTGGACCTCGACCGCGACGCGACGCTGCTCGGAAAGGCGTTCCCCGCCGAGGACTCGTTCCTGCTGGGCGAGGTGGCGCTGTTTTGCTTCCTCGTGCTCGTGCTGTCCGGGATCTTCCTCGGCTTCTTCTTCGAACCGAGCACGACCGAGGTCGAGTACGAGGGAAGCGTCGACGAGTTCCAGGGCGAGGAGCTTCCGGCCTCCTACGTCAGCGTCCTGAACGTCACCTACGACGTCCCCTTCGGCATGTTCCTCCGGCGGATACACCACTGGGCGGCGCACTTCTTCGTCGCCTCGCTGGGGTTGCACATGTTGCGGGTGTTCTTCACCGGCGCCTACCGCAACCCCCGGGAGCCCAACTGGCTGGTCGGGAGCGGCCTCGCGGTGCTCGCGATGGGCGCCGCCTACACGGGGTACGCGCTGCCCTACGACGAGTTCGCCAGCACGGCGACCGGAATCGGGTTCAACGTCGTGCAGTCGATCCCGGTGATCGGGGAGACGTCGGCCGACATCGTCTTCGGCGGACGATTCCCGTCGAGCGCGACGATCCCGCGGCTGTACTTCCTGCACGTGCTCGTGATCCCGGCGACGATCGGCGTGCTCCTGGCGGCGCACCTGTGGATCCTCGTCCGGCAGAAACACACCGAAGCGCCCCGCGACGGCGACGTGACCGGCGGGGACGAACGCGTCGACCGGGACGACGACGGCGTCGTCGTCGGGCTGCCGGCGTACCCGAACCAGACGGCGGTGAGCGCGGTCGTCTTCTTCCTGACGCTCGCGGCGCTGTCGCTGCTCGCGGGGTTCCTGCCGGTCCACAACGTCGCCGAGTACGGGCCGAACGACCCCGCCTCGACGCCCGAACTCATCATGCCCGACTGGTTTCTCATGTGGGGGTACGGCTTCCTGAAGCTGATCCCCTCCTGGATGAGCTTCGACGTCCCGCTGGTCGGCGTACACGTCAGCTCCGAGTTCCTCGGCGGCGTCGTCCTGCCGGGGCTTGTCTTTCTCGCCGTGTTCGTCTGGCCGTTCGTCGACTACGAGTCGGAGCCGACTCACTTCACCGCCGACCCGCTCGAACGCCCCTGGCAGACCGCGGTCGGGGTCGCGGGCGTCGTCTTCGTGATGATCGCCTCGCTGGCCGGGATGGACGTGATCCTCGCCGACGTCCTCGGGACGGACTCGACGGCGCTGCACGCGCCGCTGACGGTGGCGCTGTTCGTCGGACCGCTCGTCGCCGGCGCGATCACCTACTGGACGCTCGGCGGGTTCGGCGAGGAGGGTGGGGGCGGCGACCCGGTAGCGGCCGACGGCGCCGGTGACGAGGAGGTGACCGGCGGTGAGTGA
- a CDS encoding molybdopterin-dependent oxidoreductase, with amino-acid sequence MSDREHDTEEANREETDRSRATADRRSFLQGIGASAVLGATGGALADDLFAMERLQVVDDPIGNYPYREWEDLYREKWEWDDVARSTHSVNCTGSCSWDVYVKNGQVWREEQAADYPTFDDDLPNPNPRGCQKGACYTDYVNADHRITTPLRRTGERGEGKWEQLSWDEALTEIAEKVVDEVEAGNYDAISGFTPIPAMSPVSFASGSRLLNLLGGVSHSFYDWYSDLPPGQPITWGVQTDNAESADWYNADYLIAWGSNVNVTRIPDAKYFLDAGYNGTKRVGIFTDYSQTAIHCDEWLSPDPGTDSLLALGMARTIVEEDLYDEAHLKEQTDMPLLVREDTGKFLRVADVPGLGGDVDRPEHAMVMRDGGGDLRVAPASLGDRDGKNDPDASIELGFDPRLDVDGTAETGDGSVAVRSVWNRLREELDEYTPSYVHEETGVGERTYQRVAREFATVDRAKIIHGKGVNDWYHNDLGNRAIQLLVTLTGNLGRQGTGLDHYVGQEKIWTYEGWQKLTFPTGDVRGVATALWTYYHAGILDRVETGTAERIEEAIDRGWMPLYPEEREDGSRPDPSVLFVWRGNYFNQSKGGAAIQENLWPKLDLVVDVNFRMDSSALYADIVLPTASHYEKYDLSMTDMHTYVHPFTPAVEPLGDAKSDWQIFRDLAAKIQELARERGVEPVPDRSFDREIDPTTVYDDFVRDWETGEEGALEDDRAACEFILEHSEETNPEGSDERITFEDTDEQPRRFLAASDHWTSPIEDGEAYTPWKRFVRGKRPWPTYTGRQQYYIDHDWFLDFGEELPTFKAPPEPQDPEEYPLRYNTPHGRWSIHSTWRDNETMLRLQRGEPLVYLHPEDAAERGIENGDTVRVYNGFDSVELQAKIYPSSEPGVARMYFAWERFQFPNRGNFNTLVGMYLKPTQLIQYPEETGEHLSFVPNYWGPTGVNSDARVEVEFVEAGPRREEGGEDVPDGLSVPEAAAEDAGDGNETDAGNRTDADGADNATEGEGGEGT; translated from the coding sequence ATGAGTGATCGAGAGCACGACACCGAGGAGGCGAACCGCGAGGAAACCGACCGCAGTCGCGCGACCGCCGACCGGCGATCGTTCCTGCAGGGGATCGGCGCGAGCGCCGTTCTCGGCGCGACGGGCGGCGCGCTGGCCGACGACCTGTTCGCGATGGAGCGGCTACAGGTCGTCGACGACCCCATCGGCAACTACCCCTACCGCGAGTGGGAGGACCTCTACCGCGAGAAGTGGGAGTGGGACGACGTCGCGAGGAGCACCCACAGCGTCAACTGCACGGGGTCGTGTTCCTGGGACGTCTACGTCAAGAACGGACAGGTGTGGCGCGAGGAGCAGGCCGCCGACTACCCGACGTTCGACGACGACCTCCCGAACCCCAACCCGCGTGGCTGTCAGAAAGGCGCCTGCTACACCGACTACGTCAACGCCGACCACCGCATCACCACCCCGCTGCGCCGAACCGGCGAGCGCGGCGAGGGCAAGTGGGAACAGCTCTCGTGGGACGAGGCGCTGACCGAAATCGCCGAGAAGGTCGTCGACGAGGTCGAGGCGGGCAACTACGACGCCATCTCGGGGTTCACGCCGATTCCGGCGATGAGCCCGGTCTCCTTTGCCTCCGGCTCGCGGCTGCTCAACCTGCTGGGTGGGGTCTCACACTCGTTTTACGACTGGTACTCGGACCTGCCGCCGGGGCAGCCGATCACGTGGGGCGTCCAGACCGACAACGCCGAGAGCGCCGACTGGTACAACGCCGACTACCTGATCGCCTGGGGCTCGAACGTCAACGTCACCCGGATCCCAGACGCCAAGTACTTCCTCGACGCGGGGTACAACGGCACCAAACGGGTCGGGATCTTCACCGACTACTCGCAGACGGCCATCCACTGCGACGAGTGGCTCTCGCCGGACCCGGGCACCGACTCGCTGCTGGCGCTCGGGATGGCCCGGACCATCGTCGAGGAGGACCTCTACGACGAGGCCCACCTCAAAGAACAGACCGACATGCCACTGCTCGTCCGCGAGGACACCGGGAAGTTCCTCCGGGTCGCCGACGTGCCGGGGCTGGGCGGGGACGTCGACCGTCCCGAACACGCGATGGTCATGCGCGACGGGGGCGGCGACCTCCGCGTCGCGCCGGCGTCGCTTGGCGACCGCGACGGCAAGAACGACCCCGACGCGAGCATCGAACTCGGCTTCGACCCGCGACTCGACGTCGACGGGACGGCCGAGACGGGGGACGGAAGCGTCGCGGTGCGGTCGGTCTGGAACCGCCTGCGCGAGGAACTCGACGAGTACACGCCGTCGTACGTCCACGAGGAGACCGGCGTCGGCGAGCGGACCTACCAGCGGGTCGCCCGGGAGTTCGCGACGGTCGACCGGGCGAAGATCATCCACGGCAAGGGCGTCAACGACTGGTACCACAACGACCTCGGCAACCGCGCCATCCAACTGCTCGTCACGCTGACCGGCAATCTGGGTCGTCAGGGGACCGGCCTCGACCACTACGTCGGACAGGAGAAGATCTGGACCTACGAGGGGTGGCAGAAGCTCACGTTCCCGACCGGGGACGTCCGCGGCGTCGCGACCGCGCTGTGGACCTACTACCACGCCGGCATCCTCGACCGGGTGGAGACCGGAACCGCCGAGCGGATCGAGGAGGCGATCGATCGCGGGTGGATGCCGCTGTACCCCGAGGAGCGCGAGGACGGCTCGCGACCCGACCCGAGCGTCCTGTTCGTCTGGCGTGGCAACTACTTCAACCAGTCCAAAGGCGGCGCGGCGATCCAGGAGAACCTGTGGCCGAAACTCGACCTCGTGGTCGACGTCAACTTCCGGATGGACTCCTCGGCGCTGTACGCCGACATCGTGCTCCCGACGGCGAGCCACTACGAGAAGTACGACCTGTCGATGACGGACATGCACACGTACGTCCACCCGTTTACCCCCGCCGTCGAACCGCTCGGCGACGCGAAGTCCGACTGGCAGATCTTCCGCGACCTCGCGGCGAAGATTCAGGAACTCGCCCGCGAGCGCGGCGTCGAACCCGTCCCCGATCGGTCGTTCGACCGCGAGATCGATCCGACCACCGTCTACGACGACTTCGTCCGCGACTGGGAGACCGGCGAGGAGGGCGCTCTGGAGGACGACCGCGCGGCCTGCGAGTTCATTCTCGAACACTCCGAGGAGACCAACCCGGAGGGAAGCGACGAGCGGATCACCTTCGAGGACACCGACGAGCAGCCCCGGCGGTTCCTGGCGGCGAGCGACCACTGGACCTCGCCGATCGAGGACGGCGAGGCGTACACCCCCTGGAAGCGGTTCGTTCGGGGGAAACGCCCCTGGCCGACGTACACGGGTCGCCAGCAGTACTACATCGACCACGACTGGTTCCTCGACTTCGGCGAGGAGTTGCCGACGTTCAAGGCGCCGCCCGAGCCACAGGACCCCGAGGAGTATCCGCTGCGGTACAACACGCCCCACGGCCGGTGGTCGATCCACTCGACGTGGCGCGACAACGAGACGATGCTCAGGCTCCAGCGGGGCGAGCCGCTGGTCTACCTCCACCCCGAGGACGCCGCCGAGCGCGGCATCGAGAACGGCGACACGGTCAGAGTCTACAACGGCTTCGACTCGGTCGAGTTGCAGGCGAAGATCTACCCGAGCAGCGAACCGGGCGTCGCGCGGATGTACTTCGCCTGGGAACGGTTCCAGTTCCCGAACCGCGGCAACTTCAACACGCTCGTCGGCATGTACCTGAAGCCGACGCAACTGATCCAGTACCCGGAGGAGACCGGCGAACACCTCTCGTTCGTCCCCAACTACTGGGGGCCGACCGGGGTGAACAGCGACGCCCGCGTCGAGGTCGAGTTCGTCGAGGCCGGCCCGCGCCGCGAGGAGGGCGGCGAGGACGTGCCGGACGGGCTGTCGGTCCCCGAGGCCGCCGCGGAGGACGCCGGCGACGGTAACGAGACGGACGCCGGAAACCGGACGGACGCCGACGGCGCCGACAACGCGACCGAGGGCGAGGGAGGTGAGGGGACGTGA
- a CDS encoding Rieske (2Fe-2S) protein, protein MSDDADGSRPGCPGECEGTSAPRRPSLFTDDRAELGRRDVAKVLATIGGLTALGSLAVPLAGLTRVFERGYSGPIYGDGVALVDEEGEPVDENALAVGEHMTVFPEPRPGIADAPTLLVRFEEDAYGGETKLEFTIGGYAAYSKVCPHAGCMVSDRDDSVLVCPCHSGKFDPLTGAEVVGGPPPRPLPQLPLTFSAEGALIAAGDFDGAVGPGGG, encoded by the coding sequence ATGAGCGACGACGCCGACGGCTCGCGTCCGGGCTGTCCCGGTGAGTGCGAGGGGACGTCGGCGCCCCGGCGGCCGTCGCTGTTCACCGACGACCGCGCCGAACTGGGCAGGCGCGACGTCGCGAAGGTGCTCGCGACGATCGGCGGGCTGACCGCCCTCGGGAGCCTCGCCGTCCCGCTGGCGGGGCTGACGCGCGTGTTCGAGCGCGGCTACAGCGGCCCGATCTACGGCGACGGCGTCGCCCTCGTCGACGAGGAGGGCGAACCGGTCGACGAGAACGCGCTCGCCGTCGGCGAGCACATGACCGTCTTCCCCGAGCCGCGACCCGGGATCGCCGACGCGCCCACGCTGCTCGTCCGCTTCGAGGAGGACGCCTACGGCGGCGAGACGAAACTGGAGTTCACCATCGGCGGCTACGCCGCCTACTCGAAGGTCTGTCCGCACGCGGGGTGTATGGTCTCCGACCGGGACGACTCGGTCCTCGTCTGCCCGTGTCACTCCGGCAAGTTCGACCCCCTCACGGGCGCCGAGGTGGTCGGCGGCCCGCCGCCGCGGCCGCTCCCCCAGCTTCCGCTGACGTTCTCGGCGGAGGGCGCGCTGATCGCCGCGGGCGACTTCGACGGGGCCGTCGGCCCCGGTGGTGGGTGA